In a single window of the Amycolatopsis sp. cg5 genome:
- a CDS encoding MAB_1171c family putative transporter, producing MTHYVFSGAILLVVVYKLLVNRGRKLTPVLKYLLLFFTSLAVGIVFVAPPTTELIMRFEPFPLTARLLGNAFQLLAMHFLVRLAGSTRTPEPRSGFRYLVVAWLTMTALLATTRFDAGDDGFTRTNALRPSLIGYQLVLYLYGAGCLVVFARMINRYAAECPPGPFRVGLRTVAASAVWTIFWATWACLPTVWILLTGLSRQTFMAVNLNLSWLTVALWIVGAMLATWGEQLARLHRRISAIRRYRAMAPLWSALFAAQPGIALTGLPRDPEFALYRRIIEIRDGVLVLRRHIPPQVAEWVRAPQSPATLEAASLAAALIAKEAGHSWPAAPHAPAAVDASIESETAWLTEVARAFATSPVVDEVRMHTTTRYGSHPTAA from the coding sequence GTGACGCACTACGTCTTCAGCGGGGCGATCCTGCTCGTCGTCGTCTACAAGCTCTTGGTCAACCGCGGCCGCAAGCTGACGCCGGTGCTGAAATACCTGCTCCTGTTCTTCACCAGCCTCGCCGTCGGCATCGTGTTCGTCGCGCCGCCGACGACGGAGCTGATCATGCGGTTCGAGCCGTTCCCGCTCACCGCGCGCCTGCTCGGCAACGCGTTCCAGCTGCTCGCCATGCATTTCCTGGTGCGGCTCGCCGGGTCGACACGCACGCCGGAGCCACGCAGCGGCTTCCGCTATCTGGTCGTGGCCTGGCTGACGATGACCGCGCTGCTGGCCACCACCAGGTTCGACGCCGGCGACGACGGGTTCACCAGGACCAACGCGCTGCGGCCGTCGCTCATCGGCTACCAGCTGGTGCTCTATCTCTACGGCGCGGGCTGCCTGGTCGTGTTCGCCAGGATGATCAACCGCTACGCCGCGGAGTGCCCGCCCGGCCCGTTCCGGGTCGGCCTGCGCACGGTGGCGGCGAGCGCCGTGTGGACGATCTTCTGGGCGACCTGGGCCTGCCTGCCGACGGTGTGGATCCTGCTGACCGGGCTGAGCCGCCAGACGTTCATGGCGGTCAACCTGAACCTCTCCTGGCTGACCGTGGCGTTGTGGATCGTGGGCGCGATGCTCGCCACCTGGGGTGAGCAGCTGGCCCGCCTGCACCGCCGGATCAGTGCGATCCGGCGCTACCGCGCGATGGCGCCGCTGTGGTCGGCGCTGTTCGCCGCGCAGCCCGGCATCGCGCTCACCGGCCTGCCGCGTGACCCCGAGTTCGCCCTCTACCGGCGGATCATCGAGATCCGTGACGGCGTGCTCGTGCTGCGCAGGCACATCCCGCCGCAGGTGGCCGAGTGGGTGCGCGCCCCGCAGAGCCCGGCGACGCTCGAGGCGGCCTCGCTCGCCGCCGCGCTGATCGCCAAGGAGGCCGGGCACAGCTGGCCTGCCGCGCCGCACGCGCCGGCCGCGGTCGACGCCAGCATCGAGTCCGAGACGGCGTGGCTCACCGAGGTCGCGCGCGCGTTCGCGACCTCGCCGGTGGTCGACGAGGTGCGCATGCACACCACGACCAGGTACGGGTCGCACCCCACGGCTGCGTGA
- a CDS encoding XRE family transcriptional regulator, translating to MEQEPGAGQLAERIDHLFSVVRRPNGEQHSHEEVAKACREATGESFSATYLWQLRTGRRDNPTKRHLEALAAFFQVPPAYFFDDEQGDKIAQELELLGALRNNAVRQVALRAVALSEEGLGTVNDIIDTIQRREAQRGVSNDNTG from the coding sequence ATGGAGCAGGAGCCGGGAGCGGGACAGCTCGCCGAGCGGATCGATCACCTGTTCAGCGTCGTGCGTCGCCCGAACGGCGAGCAGCACAGCCACGAGGAGGTCGCCAAGGCGTGCCGGGAGGCGACCGGCGAATCCTTCTCCGCGACCTATCTATGGCAGCTGCGGACCGGCAGGCGGGACAATCCCACCAAACGCCATCTGGAAGCGCTGGCCGCGTTCTTCCAGGTCCCGCCCGCGTATTTCTTCGATGACGAGCAGGGCGACAAGATCGCCCAGGAACTCGAACTGCTCGGCGCACTGCGCAACAACGCGGTCCGTCAAGTCGCTCTGCGTGCCGTCGCGCTTTCGGAAGAAGGTCTTGGCACGGTAAACGACATCATCGATACTATTCAACGGAGGGAAGCGCAGCGGGGGGTGTCCAACGACAACACCGGCTGA